Below is a genomic region from Drosophila kikkawai strain 14028-0561.14 chromosome X, DkikHiC1v2, whole genome shotgun sequence.
TTAATGGCCGGTAATAACTTGGCCTGTCCCAGGAGCAGGACCTGCCCCCAAGAATAATGTCGAATGACAacgatacaaaaaaaaaggctaaCCCTGGGCGGTTAAGGTAATCAAAGGTGGCCCAATTCAATCTGTGACActctaattaattaattgataaacttattaataaattaattaattaaatatacaagcCTAGTCAACAAgaggatttaaaaaaaacgaagcttaattttttacttattaaaattattacttaATCAATAGTATCTGTGACActctaattaattaattaagcttAGTTCCAAAGGGGAATTCCTAGAAAAActaagtttaatttttaacttatTCAATTTAGtacagaataaataatatttaagcggttcgattaaattaaattaattattactttaattaattaattaactaataatttaatttaaatttatttaaaatttttttttgttttaataattaatcaataaattttttaaatatatatttccccaGGACTCTCGGACACAAAGCTGCACGAGATCTACCTGGACGACAAAGAGATCAAGCTCAGCTGGATGGTGGACTGGTACAAGCAGGAGGTTCTCTTCCATCTGCAGAATGCCTTCAATGAGCAGCATCGCTGGTTCTATCTGGGCTTCTCCAAGCGCGGCGGCCTGGCCGATGCGGATATTTGTTTCTTTGAGAATCAAAATGGATTCTTCAATGCGGTAACCGACACGTACACCAGTCCGGATGGCAAGTGGGTGCGCAGGGATTATCAGCAGGACTGCGAGGTCTTTAAGATGGATGAATTTACGCTGGCCTTTAAGCGGAAGTTTGATACCTGCGATCCGTTGGATTTGCGATTGCATGTAAGTAAAGAAGTCTCCTGATCTAATCCTCTCCTGCTTCTTGCTATatttctgtatattttttttgttttatccTTTTTCCAGGAGGGTACCATGTACGTGGCCTGGGCCCGCGGCGAAACGGAGCTGGCCCTGGAGGATCATCAGTTTCCGCTGCCCAATGTGACGGCACCACATGAGGCGGGTGTCAAGATGTTGCAGTTGCTACGGGCCGACAAGATACTCATTCCGGAGAGGTAAGTTTTTTATCTAGACTGAAAAcatggcgtatacttaatatcaAAGCTAAgaaattactcatacgccatgtggtGTCTCCATTTAATTTCCTTTCCCCAGCGATTTGGATCAAGTAGAAATCACTCTAAAGGAAGCACCCATTCCCAACAAGGAGACCACCTACTGGTGCCACGTTCAACGTTTGGACAGTGTTATCCATCATCGACATCACATTGTTCAGTTTGAGCCTTTGATCCGTACGCCTGGGATTATCCATCACATGGAGGTTTTCCACTGCGAAGCCGGCGAACACGAGGAGATACCACTGTATAATGGCGACTGTGAGAAGCTGCCCGCCAAGGCCAAGGTCTGTTCCAAGGTAATGGCACTCTGGGCCATGGGTGCCAGCACTTTTACGTATCCACCAGAGGCAGGACTACCCATTGGCGGGCCAGGCTTTAATCCCTACGTACGCCTGGAAGTGCATTTTAATAATCCGGAGATGAAGGCGGGTAAGTGAGGGATGGAGGGATTACCCAGGGGATTTGGCCAAGTGATAACTTCATTGTGATGATCAGGCCTCGTGGACAACTCGGGTTTTCGCATCAAGATGTCCAAGGTGCTAAGGCAATACGATGCCGCCGTTATGGAACTGGGTCTAGAGTATACCGACAAGATGGCCATTCCACCGGGTCAGACGGCCTTCCCGCTGAGCGGCTACTGTGTGGCGGACTGCACCAAGGCCGCCCTGCCCGCCACCGGGATCATCATCTTTGGTTCCCAGCTGCATACGCATCTGCGAGGTGTTCGGGTGCTCACCCGGCACTTTCGCGGCGACCAGGAGCTGCGCGAGGTGAATCGGGATGACTTCTACTCGAATCACTTCCAGGAGATGCGCACGCTGCACTACAAGCCACGCGTTCTGCCGGTAAGGAAGCaactgtttaatttattattttatattttatttaatatattacatattataattatataattataattaaatccCATTTATTGTTCTTGTTCCCCTTGATCAGGGCGACGCCTTGGTTACCACTTGCTACTACAACACCAAGGGCGACAAGACCGCCGCCTTGGGTGGCTTCTCCATCAGCGACGAGATGTGCGTCAACTATATCCACTACTATCCGGCTACCAAGCTGGAGGTCTGCAAGAGCTCCGTCTCTGAGGAGACGCTGGAGAACTATTTTATCTACATGAAACGGTGAGGGTTTAGAATTTGTCtttaaaatcttataaaaaaaatagaattatCCAAGaaccaatttaatttatagataTGTTAACAAACACATATTTATCGAacatgtatatttaaaattaaagtgaTATCTAAAAGATTTCTCAGGTATATTTAggatattaatttaaaatttatatttaaacttattttttttatttatattttcaatttcctgaattcataaattttcttattttgatatattacattttgttgtatcgattttatttttaaatttctgaagggttttaataactttatttGTCTTTTTCTCTGGGTTCCATGCTTCTCAAACCTATTTTTAATccctaaatattaaaaagaaaaatctctGGTATCTTAGATCTTACATTGAATACAATTCTACATTTTAtggaattatattttagatatatcGAACTTCCATTTAAGTTGtgttttatcgatattttcattaGAAGGTTACATACATTTACTCAGTTTTGCATCCCTATTTgtatttcattcattttttcATATAGACAGAGATTTcttaatcatttaaatactTATATTTATCATTCCCTTAAGTTCTTGCGCCtcaaaaatattcttaatccttttattattaaaaaaaatcaaagaaaccAATTAGTTTTATTGGaactaatatttttaaagccgtATCAAAGTAAAGTTTGTTTtctattcaatatttttatataaagaaatcATAGAttaactcttttttttaacttaattaatgcatttaattaattttatgcaattttgttttaaatttaagctcattttgtttagttttccttccgatatttctttatttttccacTTATTTCCTCGCTCCTCAAACCCATTTTCAATTAGTGGCCACAACTTGTTACTTGTGTGGCTTACGGTCTATTCCCCAAGTATAACGAGTATAATGACTTAAGTCGGACTGAGTGGAAAATGTGACCTCAACAAACAAGTTGAACTTTGGCCTAAGCCAGCCGCCGCTGGCGGGGCACGGAAATTGCTGCCGCATTTTGGAATCCAGTCCCAGCTTAGAGCTCTTGGCTCTCATTGTGGCGGCCCTAATCTAATGCAAACTTTTGCCGTTCATTCCCCGATGCTCAGCTGCTTAAAGTTGGCAATTAGCGAACACCTTTTCGAGGGTAGCCGGGTGCCAGCGTGGATGAGCGGGAACAAAGAGCATTTCGGCGTTATGAATGCGCCAAGGAATTGGGCGCCGAAAAGGGAATGCCGAAAAGTTTCCCTTTGATGCACAAGGAGACGCGCAGGCAGCCCAAGGTTGCCCCAGACCCAGCTCCGCCCGCGACCCATCTGTCGTCGGTTCCGCTGCgtagattaaaaaatatttcttccaTTAACGCCGCAAAAACGCCCTCGGGGACGGATGGATAGAATGCCATGAATGTGCATGGGCGTTATAATTGTTGAAATAAAGGGAGAGTGCAAAAAAACAGCACGAGgaaaatccaagaaaagaTAACCGAATATATACGCAGTTGTCAGTGCTTGCAGCTCAAAATCAGAAGACTTTTAGGAATTTTTAGGGTTCAGCGATCAAGCCCAAATCAACATTTTCAAAggattttttttatggttattCAAAAACCTATTAGTCACattttagcaaaaaaaaaagcattacAGTTTAGCAAAGACTGCCAGGTTTCTACTTGTACTATTACGaagttttaaaaaaactgAATTCCTAGAGAAAATGTTCTAAAACAGggttaattttcaaatatatcaAATTCTTTGAGTTGGTAACATTCTTAGCtttattttcttcaaaatTCGATATGGCATAGATGAGTCTCtgataaaataatatagtcttcttgtataatatataaaaaatatataaataaaataaataagtcaTAAAGTATACGCCCATcgatatatttattgattttattgctttgtatgtatattttcaaagtttattttctatattttcttaatgtattttaaatatttaatttgaatatttttatatgcttattttctatatttttccattgtattttaaatattaactcccttttaaatatttattttgtatatttccctatttatattaattaataactctctatatttttctgatatattttaaatagtaattttcaatattttcctgaggtttttttattttctatatttttctgatgtatttaaaatatttattttctacattttcctatttcaaatatataaatatttaatttgagtATTTTTCTGGTGCTTTTTTAAATACTcgttttctttatattttctccagcACCGAGCACCAGTACGGCGTCCATTTGAATGGCGCCAGGTCGGCCAACTACCGGAGCATCCAGTGGAGTCAGCCGCGCATCGATCAGCTGTACACAATGTACGTCCAGGAGCCCCTCAGCATGCAGTGCAACAGGTCGGATGGCACCCGCTTCGAGCGGTCGGACGACAGCCACGCCGGATGGGAGGGCGTGGCGACAACGCCAGTCCAGATCCGCATACCCATCCATCGGAAGCTGTGCCCCAACTACAATCCGCTGTGGCTCAAGCCGCTGGAGAAGGGCGAGTGCGATCTGCTCGGGGAGTGCATCTACTAAATGGGCGGCATAATCGTAGTTTCCTTCTGGAATCACCCAATTGCACACAGCCACACACACCTGCAcaccactcacacacacacagacaggtATGGGTTTACAGTAAAATTGATTCGTAAAACACTCACACAAACACTTCAAAgatcaatatttattaattgaattaatatttttttatttaaaaagtatgatattttaatattcttagggttagttgttatattttaatattattagggGGGTAAAtaaggttttttaatattatttaaagaaacaaaaggtttttttaataattaataacgcaatcacaaacaataaatagttaattatatatttattataggtcaagttaaagaaaattcatcttTTATCATTactaatttttttatgtttatttatattttttatattatttatttttattatttgctatttaaatttttttttttgttaaattatcatttaaataatataagataataattaaaaaaggcggttcaacttgagttttttaaattattactttgtattatttaaaaaataagaataatagGACAAGCATAGGCTTACCGAAGTTagcatttcttttttgtttataatttaccctcaaatgttttttaaagttGACTTAGTTTAATATTCATTTCACTTTTACCGTTTCAAGCTTTAGAGGCTCAACTGTAGCATCGGCATCTGCATTGCCATTAGCATGGCCATTACCATTATCATCGTCATCGTTTCCGGCGGCAACAAACAGCCTTGTTGTTGGCCAGAAACGGAAAGCGTGAGAGGGCAACAGGCCAAAACAAATGTTTTCACTCTTTAAATAACTAATGCATTTACCAATTCCGTGCCGGTGCCTGcgccttttccttttttttcttttgccttttcttttgccctttcctttgcctttgccttttcctttgccttttcctttgtgtgtgtgtgtgtactttTGTGCCCTTTGCCCTTGTTGGTGTCTTGGCCAACCTTTGAAATTTGCCGACTGACAGCGCCGCCAGGCTAAAACGTTTAACACAAAGCCGCTTACACACTCAcatacacagagagagagaggccaTATGGCTatgacaaacacacacacgtacacacacacgtacacaCGCACGAACGCACTGAACTTGGCGTAGCATACTTCTCAGCGTCGccttcaaaaattaaatggaaatgagGAAAAAGCCCGTGGCATTGCCAATTTCAGCTATTTTATAGGCCATTTCCCAGCTGGCATATtccaaaattataaaaattaaacatgtGCCTGTAATATTgtctatattttattgtttcatttatatatataaataatttttaatttaaaaaattgtctttgCTGGGCAACCTTATCAACTTAATTATCATAATTACTTGGGAACTCAGActccaaaaatgtatttaaacttaaattcttaaattttgttttaaaattttttttgttgaggCAAAAGTCACCGGAAGGCCAAGAATACAGTGGCGGATCCGGAACTGGCCAAAGGCAATGTttatacaatataaatgaGCAAAACTTTCCGATGCAGCCGTCTTCTAATTATTACCCAGAAGATGGGAGAAATATCAGAAGGCAAAAGAAAccgacaaaaacaaaataaatataaagaaaatggtATGACTTGGGAAATGTGGAAAGTTTTTCGCACTACCGGACATGGGACATGGAAGATGGGCTACCAGCAGCCAGGAGCTTATAGCATGCTCCCAAAACCCCTCCTTAAAGTTCATTCATTCTTTACCAAAtgcacaacacaacacaacacaacacacacacacacacctaacacacacaaacatgcATATGAGTAAACATGTAATGGATACATTTAAGGGTAGccaacatacatatgtaagaTGTGATAATTGTTCTATGgctataaatgaaatatatatacacaatgAATATGTAAACTATATGTagatcaaatatttataaaaaacaaaaaaaaaaccaacaaccaaagggaaacgaaaaaaatacaaaaaaaaagtaaaatgtataatttatcTAATAAAAACTGACCACCATACCAGAAAAACTTCTATgtctttgatttttgttaaaaaagtaaatatattaattaatgaatatttatagGAATTCCTCAATGTAatgtattcttttatttattttatataatattaacttattaattctttcttttattttattaaaatagaaattatttcAGGAAGGATAATTTTAATTACGGGACACCCCAAAAGTCTTCTTTAAGTAAGTAAtcttttcttattatttatatattaaaatttaacttagttgtatttttatacccttctctctctttattttgatTGAGTTCACTTGAAAGTGGCTTTGAAAGTTGGCATTTAACATTTAAGCCTTGGGCTTTTCCGATTATTTTGGGGACTTAAACCAGCTCACTTTTTATCGCTTTTGTTGCATATTTCATTACATCAACGCGTCAAACTGACAAacgaacattttttaattgatttttcagTTTTGTGCACAATTTTTGTGTGACCAGCGACGAAAAATGCTCGTAAAGGGGtaaaagagagagggagagtggTGTGAGGGGAGAGGATGAGAGTATTAAAAACGCTGCAATccaattaaaagttttttttgaacgaaacaacaaatattttaatattcattgGCGAAAGGGGGCGcgcgcccacacacacacacccaccgAAATTGTCGAAGGGAGTTAAACTACATTATGAAAGCGAAGGACGCGAAGGTCCTTACATTGCTGCTGCACacagaataattttaaatatataattcacACAAGTCTATTCAGCTTGGATTTTTGCACAAAATTTATGAAGATATGCAAGTAATAGTTAGCTCTTGAAGCTTTCTAATATtgagttgggaattataaggcTCTAAAGAATGGCATGTTTCTCAACATGTTTATGGCCTAAGCTTAGCAACATTTTCTAGTGCAACATTTACCCTTTTCCAGTGCCTTCttaattttcaacaattttaaattaaatttcccatatttttctcagtgttttCATTGCTTATTTAGCTGCCCTCATTTGCGGGACTCATTGCGGGTCTTTGCTGCTGGATCCGCTATTATAATCGGAGACAGCATATAGCACAGCTTCCATTCCATTAGCATTATATCAGCCGACGTGTGTGGAAGCCTTCAAACAGCTGACAGTCTTCAGTCTCGGCCCccacttttcctttttcccttTCGGAAAATGTTAGCATATatgaacatacatatataaaaaaaagaaaaaccaaaaataggGGAGGGAGAGTAGAGAAAAAAGCCAGACAGACTCCAAATGAACGATAAGAATGAACATGAAAGGAGGAGGGAAAGTGAAGGGAAATGGCGCAAGGACATGTGACAGTGGAGAAGAAATTCAGGATTATTTactggaaataaaaaatatttatgtatttattttttaatttatttattttgtaatttatgtatttttacttatttatttacttatttattttttatttacttatttatttatttttattaattagttaatttattacttatttacttattatttttaatttgttattattatttatccttgattttttttaattttaagtttctcataaaatatatttttttataatttaaaatctaccatttattttccccttaaatgtatattatttatttattttatttttcattttaatttcagtgtCAGAGGAGCAAATTCCAGGAATTTGGGATTCGTGACCGCAAAAAGTCAAGTGGTcg
It encodes:
- the Tbh gene encoding tyramine beta-hydroxylase, with translation MLKMPLQLSSQDDGLHRSLGLGQKPQQQEEQEQEQQQAYHHRRHQEQRPKQKQVLQGRSPAVLPVMLLLFLATLLTRPLSAFSNRLSDTKLHEIYLDDKEIKLSWMVDWYKQEVLFHLQNAFNEQHRWFYLGFSKRGGLADADICFFENQNGFFNAVTDTYTSPDGKWVRRDYQQDCEVFKMDEFTLAFKRKFDTCDPLDLRLHEGTMYVAWARGETELALEDHQFPLPNVTAPHEAGVKMLQLLRADKILIPESDLDQVEITLKEAPIPNKETTYWCHVQRLDSVIHHRHHIVQFEPLIRTPGIIHHMEVFHCEAGEHEEIPLYNGDCEKLPAKAKVCSKVMALWAMGASTFTYPPEAGLPIGGPGFNPYVRLEVHFNNPEMKAGLVDNSGFRIKMSKVLRQYDAAVMELGLEYTDKMAIPPGQTAFPLSGYCVADCTKAALPATGIIIFGSQLHTHLRGVRVLTRHFRGDQELREVNRDDFYSNHFQEMRTLHYKPRVLPGDALVTTCYYNTKGDKTAALGGFSISDEMCVNYIHYYPATKLEVCKSSVSEETLENYFIYMKRTEHQYGVHLNGARSANYRSIQWSQPRIDQLYTMYVQEPLSMQCNRSDGTRFERSDDSHAGWEGVATTPVQIRIPIHRKLCPNYNPLWLKPLEKGECDLLGECIY